In a single window of the Euleptes europaea isolate rEulEur1 chromosome 4, rEulEur1.hap1, whole genome shotgun sequence genome:
- the CAST gene encoding LOW QUALITY PROTEIN: calpastatin (The sequence of the model RefSeq protein was modified relative to this genomic sequence to represent the inferred CDS: substituted 1 base at 1 genomic stop codon) yields MSQPTKGKKASKASRTHGDKNTGKASGDKKGTEAAEKKPTSTGITESPKTHADGTPPISKVTXTSSTAATKTPAMKPSETKASSSHQQTSGVESHKRKRNKKQAKAKTEPEKAAQLSKPPDSQTKLLSEEKQKDSGKTQSPSKPSAVAEPKQTNSGKAAANQVGKPPKESSVHKPPKEPSVEEPKAKSGDKSLSTKAAVAAAATAGAVAATGLTSASSKENKPAATTPAAAGTDNKSSEKSALDDLIDSLGGPEENEPPSPAYTGPPVLDPMSSLYIEELGKRESTIPPEYRKLLEGDGKVPPPAAEGESQPTMTDDDLADALSSDFTCSAVPSAGDKETTPKETGDSDLVQAQSTNVVSSSAPPKEKKPKLEEEEISGSALDALVDTLGMPEPEPEVDLSSIVEVEEPKAKEKKEKKAGEWDDTIPPEYRLKPDMDKDGKPLLPKPEEKPKPVSESDLADEFSKDFVCPASPAKKSEPSEPTDVTKKSAAAEAPEVPKEKVESSAAVPPVQSSATSGVSKPSSSEPKKPPKEEAISTTCVSSVQSSAPSATSPSAQVPDDVLEALSGSLGGKESDPEEKKPAVDKVKEKAKQEEHEKLGEDEETIPPDYRLSEAKDKDGKPLLPKPEEKPQPISESELLDALSEDFSCSSVPTSQAAPQKPDAASKPPSEEVVSSSATAVHSSAPPAAAVPSKKELDDAADLLADSLGQREPDPDENKPVVDKIKEKAKSEHRDKLGERDDTIPPDYRHLLDSDEKGKPIKPKGKDGEKPKEQKKPADDSAAIDALSGDFDSCGKPPVSQQPPAKDEKAKDTATSKSVTKDEKKSKASRKAKEQSSSAKSEKQKKS; encoded by the exons ACGTCTTCTACTGCTGCAACAAAGACACCTGCCATGAAGCCTTCTGAAACAAAG GCTTCTTCAAGCCATCAACAGACCAGTGGAGTGGAATCccacaaaaggaaaagaaacaagaaGCAG GCAAAAGCAAAAACGGAACCTGAAAAAGCAGCACAGTTAAGCAAG CCACCAGATTCTCAGACAAAACTTCTGTCAGAAGAGAAGCAGAAAGACTCTGGAAAG ACACAAAGTCCAAGCAAACCTTCTGCGGTAGCAGAACCTAAACAAACAAATTCTGGCAAAGCAGCTGCCAATCAGGTTGGCAAGCCACCAAAGGAATCATCAGTTCACAAGCCACCAAAGGAACCATCAGTAGAAGAACCAAAG GCAAAATCTGGTGACAAATCATTGTCCACCAAGGCAGCtgttgcagctgctgccacagctggAGCAGTTGCTGCTACTGGTTTGACTTCTGCATCT AGTAAAGAAAATAAACCAGCAGCCACTACTCCAGCTGCAGCAGGAACAGACAATAAATCATCTGAAAAG TCTGCCTTAGATGATTTAATAGATTCATTGGGAGGTCCTGAAGAAAATGAGCCACCAAGTCCTGCGTATACTGGACCACCGGTTTTG GATCCAATGTCATCCTTGTACATAGAAGAGCTTGGCAAACGAGAGAGCACCATTCCTCCAGAGTATAGGAAACTATTGGAG gGAGATGGCAAAGTTCCCCCACCAGCGGCAGAGGGAGAATCTCAg cCAACTATGACAGATGATGACCTTGCAGATGCTCTGTCATCTGATTTTACTTGCAGTGCTGTCCCAAGTGCCGGAGACAAGGAAACCACACCAAAAGAG ACGGGAGACAGTGATCTTGTGCAAGCCCAGTCTACAAATGTGGTCAGCAGTTCAGCACCTCCTAAAGAGAAGAAACCAAAGCTGGAAGAG GAGGAAATTAGCGGCAGTGCCCTAGATGCTCTTGTAGATACTCTTGGCATGCCAGAACCAGAGCCTGAAGTAGATCTCAGCTCCATCGTGGAAGTTGAAGAG ccaaaagccaaagaaaagaaagaaaagaaggcgGGTGAATGGGATGATACCATTCCTCCAGAGTACAGATTGAAACCAGACATG GATAAAGATGGGAAGCCCTTGTTGCCAAAGCCAGAAGAAAAACCTAAG CCTGTTAGTGAATCTGACCTAGCTGACGAATTTTCCAAAGATTTTGTCTGTCCAGCTTCTCCCGCAAAAAAATCAGAACCATCTGAACCTACTGATGTGACTAAG AAATCTGCAGCTGCTGAAGCCCCAGAAGTGCCTAAGGAAAAAGTGGAaagttctgctgctgttcctccagtGCAGTCTTCTGCCACATCAGGAGTTTCCAAA CCTTCATCATCTgagcccaaaaaacctcccaaagAAGAGGCGATATCCACAACTTGTGTTTCTTCTGTTCAGTCTTCAGCTCCATCGGCAACTTCTCCA AGTGCGCAAGTACCTGATGACGTGTTGGAAGCCTTATCTGGAAGTCTGGGGGGGAAAGAGTCTGATCCAGAAGAAAAAAAGCCAGCTGTAGACAAAGTGAAG GAAAAAGCGAAACAAGAAGAGCATGAGAAACTTGGGGAAGATGAAGAAACCATCCCCCCTGATTACAGACTCAGTGAAGCGAAG GATAAAGATGGGAAGCCTCTTTTACCAAAACCTGAAGAAAAACCTCAA CCTATAAGTGAAAGTGAGCTTCTTGATGCCTTATCAGAAGATTTTTCTTGTTCTTCAGTGCCAACATCACAGGCTGCACCCCAA AAACCCGATGCTGCTAGCAAACCTCCCTCCGAAGAAGTTGTTTCTTCCTCGGCTACTGCAGTGCATTCCTCAGCTCCACCGGCAGCAGCTGTCCCA AGTAAGAAAGAACTTGATGATGCTGCCGATCTTCTGGCAGACTCACTGGGGCAAAGAGAACCAGACCCTGATGAAAATAAACCAGTTGTGGATAAAATAAAG GAAAAAGCTAAATCCGAACATAGAGACAAACTTGGAGAGAGAGATGATACAATCCCTCCTGATTATAGGCATCTTCTGGACTCAGATGAGAAG GGCAAGCCTATAAAGCCAAAAGGCAAGGATGGTGAGAAGCCCAAAgaacaaaag AAGCCAGCTGATGACTCAGCTGCTATTGATGCACTTTCTGGAGACTTTGATAGTTGTGGGAAACCTCCTGTATCTCAGCAACCACCAGCAAAG GATGAAAAAGCAAAAGATACTGCCACATCTAAATCAGTTACAAAGGATGAAAAGAAGTCCAAGGCTTCCAGAAAG GCAAAGGAGCAGTCTTCCAGTGCAaaatctgaaaaacaaaaaaaaagttaa